The Pseudomonas sp. TH06 genome contains the following window.
GTCGGCCATGGTCCCGTAATCGCTGTGCACGCCACGGTATTCGGCGATGTCGTAGCCGTCATCGCGGCGTGGCGAGGGGTAGAACGGCAACAGCCAGATGGTGTTGACGCCGAGTTCGGCGATGTAATCGAGTTTGGCGATCAGGCCGGGAAAGTCGCCGATCCCGTCATTGTTGGAGTCGAAAAACGATTTGACGTGAACTTGATAGATCACCGCATCCTTGTACCAGAGCGGGTCTTTGATGAAGGTGGCTGCCTTGGGTTTCTTCGCCATGTGAAACTCCTGTTCAATTCGCTAAGACCACATGAATACCCTGTGAAGAAAGGGCTTTTGTGGTGAGGGGATTTAGCGAAACGTCGCACCGCCCCGATGGGCTGCGAAGCGGCCCCGCTTTTATCCAGTAATAACAAGCTGCTTTATGTGGCTGCTGCGCAGACAGTCGGGGATAAATCCCCTCACCACAAAAAACAGGGCAGAGCATCAAGGGGCAGTGATTCGCCAGATCCCGAACGGCTGATACGCCGGGTCAATGCGCATGAACTGATATTTGCCATGCCAGTCCCAGCGATGCCCGTTCATCAAATCCTCGCCGTGGGTTGTCGCGTCGTCCGGCAGGCCCATTTCCCACAGCGGCAGTTCGAAATTCGCTTCCTGCACGTTATTGGGATCGAGGCTGACCGCCACCAGAATGAAATTGCTGCCGTCAAAACTGCGCTTGCCGAAGTACAGAATGTTGTCGTTCCAGGCGTTGTAGATTTTCAGGCCCAGGTGCGTGTGCAGCGCCGGGTTCTGCCGGCGGATGCGGTTGAGCTGGGCGATCTCGGCAATGATGTTGCCGGGGGCGGTGAAGTCGCGGACGCGGATTTCGTACTTCTCCGAATCGAGGTATTCCTCCTTGCCCGGCACCGGCGCCGCTTCGCACAGTTCATAGCCGGAATACATGCCCCACAGGCCCGAGCCCATGGTCGCCAACGCCGCACGGATGAGAAAACCGGGGCGTCCGGACTCATGCAGGAACGCCGGGTTGATGTCCGGCGTGTTGACGAAAAAGTTCGGCCGATAGCATTCGCGCCACGGCGACTCATTCAGTTCGGTGAAATAGGTGGCCAGTTCAGCCTTGGTGTTGCGCCAGGTGAAATAGGTGTAGCTCTGGGTGTAACCGACCTTGCCCAGACGCGCCATCATCGCCGGCGTGGTGAACGCCTCGGCGAGGAAAATCACTTCCGGGTGCAGCGCCCGCACATCGGCAATCAGCCACTGCCAGAACGGCAGTGGTTTGGTGTGCGGGTTATCAACGCGAAAGATCTTCACGCCCTCTTCGACCCAGCCGACGACGATGTCGCGCAGCTCGACCCACAGACTCGGGATCGCGTCCGGCGCGTAGAAATCGACGTTGACGATGTCCTGATATTTCTTCGGCGGGTTCTCGGCGTATTTGATCGTGCCGTCCGGTCGCCAGTTGAACCAACCCGGATGCTGCTTGAGCCATGGGTGATCCTGGGAACACTGGATGGCGAAATCGAGGGCGATTTCCAGACCATGCTCAGCCGCAGCGGCCACCAGTCGACGGAAGTCTTCGCGGGTGCCGAGTTGCGAATGGATCGCCTCGTGGCCGCCCTCCTCGCTGCCGATCGCATACGGACTGCCGGGATCGTCCTGGCCGGCGGTCAGGGAATTGTTGCGGCCTTTGCGGTGCGCACGACCAATCGGATGAATCGGCGTGAAGTACAGCACGTCGAAGCCCATGTCCTGAATCATCGGTAGCCGTGAATGCACGTCGTTAAAGGTGCCGTGACGGTTGGGATCGTCGGTGATCGAGCGCGGAAACAGCTCATACCAACTGGCGAACTCGGCCAGTTCACGCTCGACATCCATGGGGAACTCGGCGCTGACGCTCAAATAGGCACGGTGATCAGCCTGGGCCATCAGTTGCGCACTGTGCGAGTGCAAGAACAGCGCGACCTGCTCGGTTTCGAGCAGCCCGGACAGTTCGTGGTGCAACGCGGCGAGCTGTTCGCTGAGCTGGCCTTCGCTGCGTTCGGCGGCCTGTTGCACCATCGTCCGGCCTTCTTGCAGCTCAAGCGAAACCGGTACGGCGGCGTTGTGCTTCTTCTCCAGTTCGTACTGGAAACTGGCGAAATGGTCGATCCACGCCTCGATGCAATACAGGAAACGGCCCTGATGCTCGGGGCGGAACTGGCCTCGCCAGCCGTTATTGCCCTGATCGGCCATGACCTCGCTTTGCCAGGTCTCTTCGCCTTCCTCGCGCCAGCGAATGCGCACGGCAAGTTTGTCGTGGCCATCGGCGAACACTTTGCTGGTGACCACCACGTCGCGGCCGGCAATCGACTTCACGGCGAACTGTCCGCCATCGAGGGTCGGCATGGTGTTTTCGATGACGATGCGTGGCAACAGCAACGCCTGTGACAGTGGCATGTGCGGGTTGTAGCTCAGGTCAGACGGTTTTTCAGCAGTCATTGAGCATCTCTCCTTAACGCCCCAAGGACGCTCTTGTGCCGGATCAGTATTCACAACAGGACACCGGCCCCGTCATGAACTCACTTAGGTTCGGAGCGACCGGCACCGGGAAAAGTTCAGAGCAAATTGCCCGACACGAAAAGCGGATCGAATTCGCCACGAGGTGGTCAACCCACTTAAGCACTTCTCACGCCATGTGCCACACGGAGGTCTACAGATGAACAACCCGTTCCCGGCGGAAACGCCCGATCCGAACATCGACAACCCGACGATTCCCGAGACCGAACCACAACCGGTGCCCGAGCAGGAACCACCGGGCACCACGCCACCGCCGAAAGAAGAGCCGCCAACGACGATGCCGCCAGTGATCGTCTAACCTGTCGCCGCGACCGATCGTTCCGATCATGGGATCGATCGGTTACAGGTGATCGTTCTTCTGCTCGTCCTTTTCGAACAACCTGACGACATGCGGCATCACGCTGAAAATCGCCAATGCCAGAAAGGTGCTGAGCAGCGCCGTGGCCTCCTTGCCCAAACCGGCCGCGACACCGATGGCGGCCGTCATCCACAGACCAGCTGCCGTGGTCAGTCCTTTGACATGGCCTTCATCGCCTTCCTTGTTTTTCAGGATAGTACCGGCGCCGAGAAATCCGATCCCGGCAATCACCCCCTGCAACACACGGCTCATAGCGTCTGACTCAGCCCCCGAAGTCTGCGGCACCAACACAAACAGAGCCGCACCCAGCGCCACCAGCATGTGCGTGCGCACCCCGGCAGCCTTGCCCTTGTGCTCGCGCTCGAAGCCGAGAATTCCGCCGAGTACCGCCGCCATCAACAGGCGCACGGTAATCCGCGTCAGTTGCGAGGCATCGCCGATATCAGCGAATTCCGTTTGCAGCGTTTCCCACACTTCATGCCACCACGCGTTCATCGGGTTGTCCTTGTTATTGGCTGAATAAACGATGGACAGCGCCGACCATTAATCAGTTGCGCAGAACCATCGGCAAAGCCTGTGCCCTAACGCTTTAGACCCCCTGTAAAAAAGGACAGCCACCATGTCTCTGCGAATCGACGATTCCAATCCCGAGCAAAAAGTCTGTTTCTTCACCGACGAAGATGGCGAAGAAATTCGTATCTGCGACACCCTTGAGATCAAAACCGATAGCGACAAAGCCATGTCCTTTGTGGAAATCGAAGGCCGCCGCGTTTACATCACCGAAGCAGATGCCGACGCTCTGACTGTCGCAGGTGCCAAGGACGGTCGTAAGCACCTGAAGGCTGATTCGAGTGATTCGGTGATTTGACTGACCCCGGTCAATGCCCGCCGCAAACGCCTGCGATAGGCGTTTGCGCCCTTGTCTGCGGGCTGCTTCAACTTGTCGCAGGGCTTCTGCCAAAAGCCATCTGATACGCTTTTTATTGAAATATCTGAGTCTGTTATGCAAACAGATCGACGCTCATAGTGCATCGGCCTGATGGAGGCTGATGAGCGAACGACCATGAGCGAACAAATCCCCGTCCGAACCGTAGAAGCATCTCCCCAGATAAAAAAAGTACCGGCGCGCCCAATGAAGGCGAAACACGCCACCAGCGACAACCAGATTTTCACCCGCAGTTTTACCGGCCTGTTCCGCACCTTGCGCATGAGCGGCGCGGGGTTTCTGTTCCTGCTGTTTTTCGGCACGGTGTGGCTGAATTGGGGCGGTCGTCAGGCCGTGCTGTGGGATTTGTCGGAAAGCAAATTCCACATCTTCGGCGCGACCTTCTGGCCACAGGATTTCATTCTGCTCTCGGCGCTGCTGATCATCGCCGCGTTCGGCCTGTTCGCCATCACCGTGTTCGCCGGGCGCGTCTGGTGTGGCTACACCTGCCCGCAGAGTTCGTGGACGTGGATTTTCATGTGGTGCGAGAAAATCACCGAGGGCGAACGCAACCAGCGGATCAAACTGCAAGCGGCGCCGTGGGGCCTGAACAAACTGGCCCGGCGTGCGGCCAAGCACACGCTGTGGCTGGCGATCAGCGTGATGACCGGCCTGACCTTCGTTGGTTACTTCACACCAATCCGCCCGCTCGCTGAAGAACTGCTGACCCTGCAAATCGGCGGCGTCAGTCTGTTCTGGGTGCTGTTCTTCACCGCCGCCACTTACATCAACGCCGGTTGGCTGCGTGAAGCCGTGTGCATGCACATGTGTCCGTATGCCCGATTCCAGAGTGTGATGTTCGACAAAGACACTCTGGCGATTGCCTACGACGTGGCACGCGGCGAGAACCGTGGCCCGCGCAAGCGCGACGTAAAACCGGTCGAGGCCGGGCTTGGCGATTGCATCGATTGCCAGTTGTGCGTGCAGGTCTGCCCGACCGGCATCGACATCCGCGACGGCTTGCAGATGGAATGCATCGGTTGCGCGGCGTGCATCGACGCCTGTGATTCGATCATGGACAAAATGAACTACCCACGCGGTTTGATCCGCTACAGTTCCGAACGTGAATTGCAGGGTGGCAAGACACACCTGCTGAGGCCACGGCTGATCGGTTATGTCGCGGTGCTGCTGGTGATGATCGGCGCACTGGCGCTGGCGCTGGTCGAGCGGCCGATGGTCTCGCTGGACGTGACCAAGGATCGCGGGCTGTTCCGTGAAAACGGTCAGGGCCAGATCGAAAACATCTACACCCTCAAAGTCATCAACAAGACCCAGCAGCGCCAGGACTACAACCTGAGCCTGGTGGACGGCGACGGCTTCCAGTTGCAAGGCAAGACCGAACTGAGCCTGGCGCCGGGCGAGATTGTCGATGTGCCGGTGTCGGTGGCGATGACCACGGAACGCCCGAGCAGCAGCTCGCAGACCTTGAGTTTCAAGATTGCCGACAGCGATGAGCCAGAGATTTACAGCGTGGCGAAAAGCAGGTTTGTGGCGCCGATGAATCGTTGAGCCGTTAAGATGCTGTCGTTTTTCACTGACAACGCAACACCCTGTGGCGAGGGGATTTATCCCCGATGGCTGCGAAGCAGCCCCAAACCCTACAGCTGAGAAATACCTGGCACACCTCGCTGCATGGTTTCAGGGCTGCTTCGCAGCCCATCGGGGCGGTGCGACGTTTCGCTAAATCCCCTCACCACAATTGCATACACTCGAATCACTCACTGACCGGGCAACCGATGAAACGCTACGAAAAATTCGCCGACGACATCGCTGAACTGATCCGCTCCGGAGTCCTCGGCCCCGGCCAGCGCGTGCCGTCGGTGCGCTATGCCAGCCAGACCTACGGTGTCAGCCCGTCCACAGTATTCCAGGCCTATTACCTGCTTGAACGCCGCGGCCTGATCCGCGCCCGGCCGCGCTCCGGCTATTTCGTCAACACCCACGCCCCGAGCCCGTTCTCGGAGCCGGTGATCAGCAGCCACGTCAGCGATTCCACCGAGGTCGACGTCAGCGAATTGGTGTTCTCGGTGCTGGAGTCGATCAAAGACCCGAGCACCGTGCCGTTCGGCTCGGCATTCCCCAGTCCGACGCTATTCCCGTTGCAACGCCTGTCCCGCTCACTGGCCAGCGCCGCACGGGAAATGGACCCGCGCATGGTCGTCACCGACATGTCGCCGGGCAATCCACAGCTACGTCGACAAATCGCCCTGCGTTACATGGTTGGCGGGTTGATGCTGCCGATGGAGGAGCTGCTAATCACCAACGGCGCCCTCGAAGCGCTCAACCTGTGCCTGCAAGCGGTGACCGAACCCGGTGATCTGGTGGCCATTGAGGCCCCGGCGTTCTACGCCAGTCTGCAAGTGCTGGAGCGCCTCAAGCTCAAAGCCGTGGAAATCCCCGTGCACCCGCGTGACGGCATCGATCTCGGCGTGCTCGCGCAGACGCTGGAGCGCCATCCGATCAAGGCCTGCTGGTGCATGACCAGTTTCCAGAACCCGATGGGCGCGACCATGCCCGAGGCGAAGAAACAGGAACTGGTCGAACTGCTGCGCCGCCATCAGGTGCCGCTGATCGAAGACGATGTCTACGCCGAACTCTATTACGGCCAACAGGCGCCAAAACCGGCCAAGGCGTTCGACACCGAAGGACTGGTGATGCATTGCGGCTCGTTCGCCAAAAGTCTCGCCCCCGGCTATCGCATCGGTTGGGTCGCTGCCGGACGTTACGCGCAAAAGATCGAACGGCTGAAACTGATGACTTCGTTGTGCGCGTCAATGCCGGCACAAGCGGCGATTGCCGATTACCTGCAACACGGCGGCTACGATCGGCATCTGCGCAAACTGCGCTACGCCCTGGAAGAACAGCAGAGCGCGATGCTGGCGGCGATTGCCCGTTATTTCCCGGCGCAGACGCGGGTCAGTCAGCCGGCGGGCGGCTACTTCCTGTGGCTGGAACTACCGCCGCAGATGGATTCGTTGAAGTTGTTTCAGATGGCACTGGCGCAAGGCATCAGCATCGCGCCGGGACCGATCTTTTCGCCGACGCAGCGGTTTCGTAATTGCATCCGCTTGAATTACGGCAGCCCTTGGACCGAGGATTCGGAGAAAGCCATGGAGACGCTGGGACGGATTGTGCGGTCGTTCTGACAGATTGTTTGTGCTTCGCAAAATGCTATCGCGAGCAGGCTCACTCCTACAGGGGAACGCATTCCAACTGTAGGAGTGAGCCTGCTCGCGATGAGGCCCGCCCGAGCGACGCTGATCCGAATGCCTAACGCCCGCCACCCAGATCGACGAAGGTACCGGTGGCATATGAAGCCTTGTCGGAAAGCAACCAGACAATCGCCTCCGCCACTTCATCCGGCCGTCCGCCACGGGCCATCGGAATCGCCGACTCAAGCTTGCTGACCCGATCCGGATCACCGCTCAAAGCATGGAAATCGGTGTAGATGAATCCCGGACGGACCGCATTGACCCGAATCCCCTCGCCCGCCACTTCCTTGGACAGACCGATGGTGAAGCTGTCGAGCGCGCCTTTGGATGCCGCGTAATCAACGTATTCATTCGGCGAGCCGAGGCGCGAAGCCACTGACGACACGTTGACAATACTGCCACCCTGCCCGCCGTGCTTGGGCGACATGCGCAGGATCGCGTGCTTGGCGCAGAGGATCGGCGCCAGGACATTGGTTTTCATGATTTTGAGGATGCGGAATTCGGACATTTCATCGACTCGCGATTTGTGCCCGACGGTGCCGGCGTTGTTCACCAGTGCGGTGACCCGGCCCAGCTCGGTGTCGACCCGATGGAACATCGCGACCACTTCGTCTTCGATGCTGACGTCGGCGCGCACCGTAATGGCCTGAGCGCCCAGCGCACGGACTTGCTCCAGCACGCTTTGCGCGGCCTGCTCGTCCGACTGGTAATTGATGCAGATCCGATAGCCCTGCTCGGCAGCCAACAACGCCGTCGCGGCGCCAATCCCGCGGCCGCCACCGGTGATCACAATGACTTTATCCATGCTGGCCTTTCCCCCCAATGCCCACGTAACAATCGGGTGGAAGAATAACCGCCATTGACGGGTTTTGCATGGACTGTGTGCGAAGCGAAACCTGAGCTGAACACTTGTGGTGAGGGGATTTATCCCCGATGGGTTGCAGAGCAGCCCCAAAAACATCTGGCACGGTTTGTCAGGAATATTTGATTCGCAGGGTTTGGGGCTGCTGCGCAACCCATCGGGGATAAATCCCCTCACCACAGAGTTTTCCTCATCAGAAAGGGATTGTGCCGGTCAAACTGTCGCGTGCTTCTCGCCCCGGGTAATGTCCTGCATGAACTGGTCCGCCGGCATCGGATGCCCGAGCAGATACCCTTGCAACGAGTCACAGCCCAACTGCGTCAGGAAATCCTGCTGCGAGCCCGTCTCTACCCCTTCGGCGACAATCCGCAAGCCCAAGGCCTGGCCCAGCGCAACAATCGCCGAAACAATCGCTGCGTCGTCACTGTCATGCTCCAGATCGCGGACAAAACCGCGGTCGATCTTCAGCTCATTGGCCGGCAGACGCTTGAGGTACATCAGGCTCGAATAGCCGGTGCCAAAGTCATCGATCGACAGATCGACACCCATGTCCGACAACTCCTGCAACACGGTCATGCTCGCATCGGCGTCGCTCATGGCCGTGGTTTCGGTGATTTCGAGGGTCAGGCTGTTGGCCGGCAAATGGTGAGTCGCCAATGCCTTCGCGACACTGCGCACCAGCCCGGCATGGCAGAACTGCAACGCCGAGAGGTTCACGGCAATGCGCCAGTCGGTGTAGCCGAGCACGTACCACTCACGCATCTGTCGGCAGGCTTCATTGAGCACCCAATCACCGATCGGGATGATCAGACCGGACTTCTCCGCCAGATCAATGAACTTGTCCGGCATCAGCATGCCGTGGATCGGGTGCTGCCAGCGCAACAACGCTTCGGCGCCAACCGGATGACCGGTTGCGGCGTCAAATTTGGGCTGGTAATGCAGGGTGAACTGGCTGTGCTCCAGCGCTGCGCGCAAGTCCTGCAACAGTTGCAGTTGTTTGCGCGCGTTGTTGTTCATCGAGGCGTCGAAGAAGCTGTAACCGTTCTTGCCGCCACCCTTGGCGTGATACATCGCAGCGTCAGCGTTCATCAGCAGTTCCTGGGCGTTCTGGCCATTGCCCGGATACAGGGCGATGCCAACGCTGGCGGAGATCTGCAAATCATGTTCAGCCACACGGAATGATTGCGCGATCAGACCAACTTGGCGCGCCGCCAGTCCCAACGCATCGTTGGGTTCGGTCAGGCGCACCAGCAAGACAAATTCATCGCCGCCGATTCGCGCCAGCGTGTCGAGGCTGCGCAAGTCTTCGCGCAGACGCACGCCGACTTCACGCAACAGTTGGTCGCCCATGTGATGGCCGAAAGCATCATTGACCGGTTTGAAGCCGTCCAGATCGATGAACATCAACGCAAAGCAGCCACCTTGTTCATGGACTTTTTTCATCGCCTGATTGATCCGGTCGTCCAGCAACATGCGATTGGGCAGACCGGTCAGCGTGTCGTGCAGCGCCAGTTGCGTCAGTTCGCGGTTGGCCACCGTCAGCGAGTGCGCCAGATCCGCCGTGCGCGCTTCGAGGCGTGCGTCGAGAATCGAAGTCAGCAAGGCAATCGACAACACCGCCAGCGTGGTGATCAGCACCAGGCTGTCGAGGCCATTGCCTTTCAGGCCATTAACCGTCGCGCCGCAGAAACTGCCGTCAGGAAACTGCGCGGCTGCCATGCCGGTGTAATGCATGCCGACAATCGCGATGCCCATGATCACCGCAGCGCCAGCGCGAATCAGACGCACGTAAGGCGAATGCTGGCGCAGGCGGAAGGCAATCCACAACGCGGCGGCGGACGCACCGACGGCGATCAGCAAGGACGCGCCGAACAGCGTCGGGTCGTAGTCGATCCCGGGCGTCATGCGCATTGCCGCCATGCCCATGTAATGCATGGAACTGATGCCGGTACCCATGATCAGTGCGCCGAACGCCAATTGCAGGGCGGGCAATTTCGGCTGGCTGACCAGCCACAAGGCGAATCCGCAGGACAGCATCGCGATCAGCAGCGACAGGACTGTGAGGGTGACGTCATAACCGAGGTCGATCGGCAGTTTGAAAGCCAGCATGCCGATAAAGTGCATCGACCAGACGCCGACTCCCATGGCGAACGCGCCACCGGCCGTCCAGAAATGCACCGCCCGCCCTTTGGCGGTAGCGATACGACCGGTGAGGTCGAGCGCTGTGTAGGAAGCGAGGATCGCAACGCACAGCGAAATGAAAACCAATGTGGAGGAATAAGTACCGATGAGCATGCGAATTCTCGTGACCACCCAACCCCGATAGTGTCCATTCTCGGTCGGGCAAATGCGGCGATTGTACTGATTGCGCAGAAGAACGCACTGACAAAGTGAGCAATTTGCCATCAAGCCGATGAAACGCTTGTTCGATCGTCCTGCAAGGCTCTGGCCCGCATGTCATAGCCATTACTGAACCCTTGTGGTGAGGGGATTTATCCCCGACGGGCTGCGAAGCGGCCCCAAAATCCAGCAACGCAAGTATTCCTGAACCACCAGGTCGGATGGTTTCAGGGCTGCTCCGCAACCCATCGGGGCGGTGCGACGTTTCGCTAAATCCCCTCACCACAGGTTTGCGGCACTCACTTTTTGTTGTCGCTTACATCCAGATCGCCATCCCAGCCGCCGCCCAGCGCGGCAATCAATTGCACGCTGGCAATCAATCGGCTCTGCAGAATGTTCAGCACGGTCCGCTCGTTGCTCAGCGCCGTGGCCTGCACCACTACCACATCGATATAGGCAATCAGCCCGGCCTTGTACTGGTTTTCGGTCAGACGCAAAGAGTCACGCGCGGCATCGAGGGCTTCCTGGCGCACCGCAGCCTCATCCTCGTACACCTTCAACTGCACCAGATAGTTTTCCACTTCGCGGAAACCATCGAGCACGGTCTGCCGGTATTTGGCCACCGTCTGGTCATACACCGCCTCAGTGCGGTCGACTTCCGCCGAACGTATGCCGCCGTCGAACAGCGGCAGATCCAGTTTCGGCCCGACCGACCAGAAACGGTTCGGCAGACTGATCAGATCTTTCGAGGTGCTACTGCTGTAACCGCCACTCAGGCTCAGAGACAAATCCGGGTAATACGCGGCTTTCGCCACGCCGATGTTGGCGTTGGCGGCAATCACCGAGCGCTCGGCAGAGGCAATGTCCGGGCGACGCTCGAGCAACTGCGACGGCAGGCTCAACGGCACCTGCGGCAAGTTCGGAATGGTCTGCGTC
Protein-coding sequences here:
- a CDS encoding DUF3203 family protein; this translates as MSLRIDDSNPEQKVCFFTDEDGEEIRICDTLEIKTDSDKAMSFVEIEGRRVYITEADADALTVAGAKDGRKHLKADSSDSVI
- a CDS encoding EAL domain-containing protein, which codes for MLIGTYSSTLVFISLCVAILASYTALDLTGRIATAKGRAVHFWTAGGAFAMGVGVWSMHFIGMLAFKLPIDLGYDVTLTVLSLLIAMLSCGFALWLVSQPKLPALQLAFGALIMGTGISSMHYMGMAAMRMTPGIDYDPTLFGASLLIAVGASAAALWIAFRLRQHSPYVRLIRAGAAVIMGIAIVGMHYTGMAAAQFPDGSFCGATVNGLKGNGLDSLVLITTLAVLSIALLTSILDARLEARTADLAHSLTVANRELTQLALHDTLTGLPNRMLLDDRINQAMKKVHEQGGCFALMFIDLDGFKPVNDAFGHHMGDQLLREVGVRLREDLRSLDTLARIGGDEFVLLVRLTEPNDALGLAARQVGLIAQSFRVAEHDLQISASVGIALYPGNGQNAQELLMNADAAMYHAKGGGKNGYSFFDASMNNNARKQLQLLQDLRAALEHSQFTLHYQPKFDAATGHPVGAEALLRWQHPIHGMLMPDKFIDLAEKSGLIIPIGDWVLNEACRQMREWYVLGYTDWRIAVNLSALQFCHAGLVRSVAKALATHHLPANSLTLEITETTAMSDADASMTVLQELSDMGVDLSIDDFGTGYSSLMYLKRLPANELKIDRGFVRDLEHDSDDAAIVSAIVALGQALGLRIVAEGVETGSQQDFLTQLGCDSLQGYLLGHPMPADQFMQDITRGEKHATV
- the mapR gene encoding GntR family transcriptional regulator MpaR (MapR regulates genes involved in Pseudomonas quinolone signal (PQS) production and anthranilate metabolism); the encoded protein is MKRYEKFADDIAELIRSGVLGPGQRVPSVRYASQTYGVSPSTVFQAYYLLERRGLIRARPRSGYFVNTHAPSPFSEPVISSHVSDSTEVDVSELVFSVLESIKDPSTVPFGSAFPSPTLFPLQRLSRSLASAAREMDPRMVVTDMSPGNPQLRRQIALRYMVGGLMLPMEELLITNGALEALNLCLQAVTEPGDLVAIEAPAFYASLQVLERLKLKAVEIPVHPRDGIDLGVLAQTLERHPIKACWCMTSFQNPMGATMPEAKKQELVELLRRHQVPLIEDDVYAELYYGQQAPKPAKAFDTEGLVMHCGSFAKSLAPGYRIGWVAAGRYAQKIERLKLMTSLCASMPAQAAIADYLQHGGYDRHLRKLRYALEEQQSAMLAAIARYFPAQTRVSQPAGGYFLWLELPPQMDSLKLFQMALAQGISIAPGPIFSPTQRFRNCIRLNYGSPWTEDSEKAMETLGRIVRSF
- a CDS encoding SDR family oxidoreductase, which produces MDKVIVITGGGRGIGAATALLAAEQGYRICINYQSDEQAAQSVLEQVRALGAQAITVRADVSIEDEVVAMFHRVDTELGRVTALVNNAGTVGHKSRVDEMSEFRILKIMKTNVLAPILCAKHAILRMSPKHGGQGGSIVNVSSVASRLGSPNEYVDYAASKGALDSFTIGLSKEVAGEGIRVNAVRPGFIYTDFHALSGDPDRVSKLESAIPMARGGRPDEVAEAIVWLLSDKASYATGTFVDLGGGR
- a CDS encoding alpha-1,4-glucan--maltose-1-phosphate maltosyltransferase — its product is MTAEKPSDLSYNPHMPLSQALLLPRIVIENTMPTLDGGQFAVKSIAGRDVVVTSKVFADGHDKLAVRIRWREEGEETWQSEVMADQGNNGWRGQFRPEHQGRFLYCIEAWIDHFASFQYELEKKHNAAVPVSLELQEGRTMVQQAAERSEGQLSEQLAALHHELSGLLETEQVALFLHSHSAQLMAQADHRAYLSVSAEFPMDVERELAEFASWYELFPRSITDDPNRHGTFNDVHSRLPMIQDMGFDVLYFTPIHPIGRAHRKGRNNSLTAGQDDPGSPYAIGSEEGGHEAIHSQLGTREDFRRLVAAAAEHGLEIALDFAIQCSQDHPWLKQHPGWFNWRPDGTIKYAENPPKKYQDIVNVDFYAPDAIPSLWVELRDIVVGWVEEGVKIFRVDNPHTKPLPFWQWLIADVRALHPEVIFLAEAFTTPAMMARLGKVGYTQSYTYFTWRNTKAELATYFTELNESPWRECYRPNFFVNTPDINPAFLHESGRPGFLIRAALATMGSGLWGMYSGYELCEAAPVPGKEEYLDSEKYEIRVRDFTAPGNIIAEIAQLNRIRRQNPALHTHLGLKIYNAWNDNILYFGKRSFDGSNFILVAVSLDPNNVQEANFELPLWEMGLPDDATTHGEDLMNGHRWDWHGKYQFMRIDPAYQPFGIWRITAP
- a CDS encoding MgtC/SapB family protein, with product MNAWWHEVWETLQTEFADIGDASQLTRITVRLLMAAVLGGILGFEREHKGKAAGVRTHMLVALGAALFVLVPQTSGAESDAMSRVLQGVIAGIGFLGAGTILKNKEGDEGHVKGLTTAAGLWMTAAIGVAAGLGKEATALLSTFLALAIFSVMPHVVRLFEKDEQKNDHL
- the ccoG gene encoding cytochrome c oxidase accessory protein CcoG; protein product: MSEQIPVRTVEASPQIKKVPARPMKAKHATSDNQIFTRSFTGLFRTLRMSGAGFLFLLFFGTVWLNWGGRQAVLWDLSESKFHIFGATFWPQDFILLSALLIIAAFGLFAITVFAGRVWCGYTCPQSSWTWIFMWCEKITEGERNQRIKLQAAPWGLNKLARRAAKHTLWLAISVMTGLTFVGYFTPIRPLAEELLTLQIGGVSLFWVLFFTAATYINAGWLREAVCMHMCPYARFQSVMFDKDTLAIAYDVARGENRGPRKRDVKPVEAGLGDCIDCQLCVQVCPTGIDIRDGLQMECIGCAACIDACDSIMDKMNYPRGLIRYSSERELQGGKTHLLRPRLIGYVAVLLVMIGALALALVERPMVSLDVTKDRGLFRENGQGQIENIYTLKVINKTQQRQDYNLSLVDGDGFQLQGKTELSLAPGEIVDVPVSVAMTTERPSSSSQTLSFKIADSDEPEIYSVAKSRFVAPMNR